The sequence below is a genomic window from Microbacterium sp. SORGH_AS_0888.
CGCTGCTCGTGCCAGCCGTCGTGGTCGCGGGTCTCGTGTTCGCGGGCGCCGTCGTGCTGTTCGTGCGTCTGCTCTCGATCGGTCTCGCACCGGGCACGTGTCCCGTGCGCAGCCGGGTCGGTTGGCAGGCGTGGACGATCGAGCGACTCCTCGACTCGGCGCGCACGATCCTGTTCCCGCTCTACTCGAGCCTGTTCACACCGGTGTGGCTCCGGATGCTCGGCGCCCGCGTGGGGCGCGACGTCGAGGCCTCCACGGTGCTCCTCCTGCCCTCGCTCGCCCGCATCGAGGACGGCGCCTTCCTCGCGGACGACACGATGGTGGCGTCGTACCAGCTGCGGCGCGGCTGGCTCCGCATCGGCGAGGTCCGCATCGGCAAGCGCGCCTTCCTGGGCAACTCCGGCATGGCGGCACCGGGCCATCGCGTGCCCCGCGACGGGCTGGTCGCGGTGCTCTCGTCGGCGCCGGTCAAGGCGAAGCCCGGCTCGTCATGGCTCGGCTCGCCCGCCGTGCGCCTGCGCCGTGTCGTGGGCGAGGCCGACGAGAGCCGCACCTATCGCCCGACGCCCGGGCTGCGGCTGGCCCGCACGCTCTGGGAGCTGTGCCGCTTCGTGCCGGTCGTGGCCACGTGCGCCCTGGGGCTCGGCGTCCTCCTCGCGCTCGCCGCGCTCGCAGCGGCCGTCGGCGCGGGTCTCGCGGCGCTCCTCTCGGGCATCGTCATGCTCGCCGCGGGCGCCGTGGCCGCGGGCGTGACGACGGCGGCGAAGTGGCTGATCGTGGGTCCGATCCGTGCCGGGGAGAAGCCGCTGTGGTCGAGCTTCGTGTGGCGCACCGAGGTCTCGGACACCTTCACCGAGATGGTCGCCGCTCCCTGGTTCGCCCGTGCCGCCGCCGGCACCCCGGCGCTGGCCGTCTGGCTGCGCTCGCTCGGCGCGCGGATCGGCCGCGGCGTCTGGTGCGACAGCTACTGGCTGCCAGAGCCGGACCTCGTGACCCTGGGCGACGCATCCACCGTCAACCGGGGCTGCGTCGTGCAGACCCACCTTTTCCATGATCGAATCATGAGCATGGATGTCGTCGAGCTCGAGCCGGGTGCCACGCTCGGCCCGCACAGTGTGATCCTGCCCGCGGCGACGATCGGTGCGCACGCCACCGTGGGCCCCGCATCCCTCGTCATGCGCGGGGAGACCGTGCCGGTGGGGTCGCGCTGGAGCGGGAACCCGATCGGCCCCTGGCGAGCCGTGCGCGTGCGCCCGTACCAGTCGACCTCATGACGGGCACGGGGGACGGCTACGCGCCGCAGAGCGGGGACCGCGCCTACCGTGTCGAGTCGTACGACCTCGAGATCGACTACCGCGTGCGCACGAACCGGCTCGAGGGACGCGCGATCATCAACGCCGTGGCGCTGATCGCCACGCGCTCGTTCGCGCTCGATCTCGTCGGGCTGCGCGCCACGAAGGTGCGGGTCGACGGCGATCGGCGCTCCGCGTTCACGCAGGGACCGCGAGTGCTCCGCGTCACGGCGCCGGCCGTCGTCGAGCCGGGGGAGCGGTTCTCGATCGAGGTCGCCTACGCCGGCAGCCCGGCCCCGCGACGTTCGCGCTGGGGGGCGATCGGCTGGGAGGAGCTCACCGACGGAGCGCTCGTGGCCGGACAGCCCACGGGAGCGCCCACCTGGTTCCCCTGCAACGACCGTCCCGACGATCGTGCGCGTTTTCGCATCGCCGTGACCACGGATGCCGAGTACACGGCGGTCGCCACCGGTCGCCCCCTCGGCACGACGCGCAGTGGTGGCCGTCGCACGGCCGTGTTCGAGAGCGACGTGCCGACCGCGACCTACCTGGCCGCCGTTCACATCGGCGCGTACCGGGAGGAGGAGCTGGAGCTGCCGGCGGGGATCCCCGGGATCCTCGCGACCCCGCCCGCGCTCGCGGCGGATGCGCGCCGGGCGTTCGCGGACGTGCCGCGGATGCTCGAGCTCTTCGCCGAGGCGTTCGGGCCGTATCCGCAGGTCAGCTGCACCCTCGTGGTCACGGCCGACGACCTGGAGATCCCGCTCGAGGCGCAGGGCCTCGCGGTGTTCGGCGCGAACCACCTGCATCCCTCCGAGCAGCGGCTGATCGCGCACGAGCTGTCGCATCAGTGGTTCGGCAACAGCGTCGGCATCGCGCGCTGGCGCGACATCTGGCTCAACGAGGGCTTCGCGTGCTACGCGGAGTGGCTGTGGGCCGAGGCCGCGGGCGGTCCGACCGCGGAGGAGAGCGCCCGTCACCACCACGCGCGACTGCGTGAGGAGGCGCAGGATCTGCTGCTCGCCGACCCGGGTCCCGACCTGATGTTCGACGACAGGGTCTACAAGCGCGGCGCGCTCACCCTGCACGCGCTGCGCCGTCGGCTGGGAGATGCGGCGTTCTTCGCGCTGCTGCGCGAGTGGTGCGCGGAGCACCGGCACGGCCTCGTGACGACGGAGGACTTTCGTGCGCTCCTGGCCCTCCGCGCGCCCGACGAGGCCGTCGAGACGCTGCACGTCTGGCTCGACGACCTCCCCCTCCCCGCCCTCCCGTAACCGCCTCCCGCCTCTCCCGAATCCACGCCCGATATGGGTCGCGGGGGTGTGGAATCGGCGCACGCGTGTGGACTCGCGGGAGGGAGAGGGACGGGGTCACGGGGTCGTGCGGGCGAGCGAGATCAGCACGCCGACGGCGACGGCGATGTCGCGACCGACCACGGGCGCAGCGCGGCCGGGAACGCGGGCACGCCATCGCCGGCCGAAGCCCGACACCCGCACGGAGCCGACGTCGACGAGGAGCCCGCGGCCGTCGGCCTTCAGCGCCGCCTCCACGCGCACCCAGTCCCGGATGTCGGCACCCGCCCGGCCCAGGACCGGTCCGACGCCCGCGCGCTCGCGCACCGCATCCACGGTGTATTCGGCATCCACCCCGATGGCCCCGGGGCCCGCGCCGACGGCCGCGACCGCGAGCGTCGGCGCGCCCGTCCGGCTCGTGGCGTAGGCGACGGACACCTGCGGTCCCCGGCCCACGACCCGCAGCGGCCCGTGGTCCTCCGCGCCGCAGCGCGCGCAGCGCTGCACGAGCTCGAGCGGGGCGCCGGCGAGCTCGCGCACGAGTGCCCGCGACACCTCGCGCCGGTCGACGCCCTCGGGCACCTGACGCCAGGCGATCAGTGCCCTCGCCACGTCACACCTGCGGCAGCACGGTCTCGATCGCCGCGATCCCGGAACCGGGATTGGTCCGCGACAGGTGCGCGACCGAGAACCCCCCGACCTCCAGGCTCGACGCGCTTCCGAGGTAGGAGCCCCGCAGCGTCCCGGTCGCCAGCGCCAGCTCGTTCAGGATGTCGGGCAGCACCGGGCCGTGGCTGCACAGCACGGCCGGCTTGCGCGCGCGCACGCGCTTGCCGACGACCGTTCGCGCGTCGGAGGCACCGTCCTCCCATGCGTCCTGGCTGATCTCCGGGACCAGCCGGATCGGCCGTTTCAGCGCTCGTGCGAGCGGATCGACGGTCTCGATGCATCGGGTCGCGTCGCTGGACAGGATGCGTCGCACGCCGTACGCGCGCAGCGGCCCCACGATCGCCTTCGCCTGTCTCCTGCCCCGATCGGTCAGCGGACGGGTCGCGTCCGAGCCGCCCCACTCGCTCCGGGCGAGCGCTTTCGCGTGGCGCAGGGCGATGACCGGGAACGTCTCGAGGACGCCGTCGTCGGCGAACGTCAGGAACGCCTCGACGATCTCGACGTCGACCGGGTAGCTGAGATAGCCGAGGGCCCGCTTCGGGGTGACCCACTCCAGCGCCGCGATCTCCTTGTTCGGCACGAAGTCGGACGCCCGTATCGCGTCCTCCGTCGCCTCGGCCGCCCAGTAGTGCACGATCTTCTCGCGGCCCTTGGGCATGATGTAGCGGGAGACGCCGACCGGCAGCCCCAGATGCACCCGGATGCCGGTCTCTTCGTGGATCTCGCGCACCGCGGTCTCGACGAGCGTCTCGCCGGGGTCCACCTTCCCCTTGGGGAGCGTCACATCGCGGTACTGGGTGCGGTGGATGAGCAGGATCCTGAGCCTGCCCTCCACGAGGCGCCACACGACCCCGCCCGCGGCGTAGACGGCGGTGTCGGTCATCGCACCGTCCGGGGACGCCGACGGCGCAGCACGTTGGCCATCGTCACGTCCTGCAGATCCGCGAGCGGGCGGCCTTCGGCATCCAGGTGATGCCGCGTCCACACGCCGTCCGGGCCCAGCCACCAGGAGCCGATCTGCTCGCTCATCGCGAGCGTGAACAGATCGTTGAGCTCCGTGATCTGCTCCGGCGCGACGAGGCGCACGAGCGCCTCCACCCGGCGGTCGAGGTTGCGGTGCATCATGTCGGCGCTGCCGATGAACGCGGCGGGATCGCCGTCGTTCTCGAACGCGAAGATGCGCGAGTGCTCGAGGTAACGGCCGAGGATCGAGCGCACCGTGATGTTCTCGCTCATCCCGGGGACGCCCGGCATGAGGCTGCAGATGCCGCGCACCCACACCTCGACCGGCACGCCTGCCTGGCTCGCCCGGTACAGGGCGTCGATGATCTGCTCGTCGACCATCGAGTTCACCTTGATGCGGATGCCGGCCGGCTTGCCCGCCAGCGCGTGTCGCCGCTCGCGGTCGATCTGCCGCAGCAGGCCCTTGCGCAGGTGCAGAGGTGCCACCAGGAGCCGCTTGAACTTCTTCTCGATCGCGTAGCCGCTGAGCTCGTTGAACAGACGCGTGAGGTCGCGCCCGACCTCGGGGTCGACCGTGAACAGCCCGAAGTCCTCGTAGACGCGACTGGTCTTCGGGTTGTAGTTGCCGGTGCCGACGTGGCAGTAGCTGCGCAGCGACCCCTTCTCCTCGCGGATGACGAGCGCCAGCTTGCAGTGGGTCTTCAGTCCCACGAGGCCGTAGACGACGTGGACGCCCGCCTTCTCGAGCTTGCGCGCCCACACGATGTTGTTCGCCTCGTCGAAGCGCGCCTTCACCTCGACCAGCGCGAGCACCTGCTTGCCCGCCTCCGCCGCGTCGATGAGCGCCTGCACGATGGGGCTGTCGCCCGAGGTGCGGTACAGGGTCTGCTTGATCGCGAGCACGTGCGGGTCCTTGGCCGCCTGCTCGAGGAAGGCCTGCACGCTCGTCGCGAACGACTCGTAGGGGTGGTGCACGAGCACGTCGCCCTTGCGGATCGCGGCGAAGATGTCGGGGCGCTCGTTGTTGTCGCCCGGCTGGAACGCCACCGCCGTGGTCGGCACGTGCGGCGGGTAGTGCAGCTCCGGCCGATCGATGCGACCGAGGTCGAACAGCCCGCGCAGATCGAGCGGCCCGGGGAGGCGGTAGACCTCCTGCTCGGTGATGTCGAGCTCCTTCAGGAGCAGGTCGAGGGTGAGCTCGTCCATGTCGTCGGTGATCTCGAGCCGGATGGGGGGACCGAACCGGCGTCGCAGGAGCTCGGCCTCGAGCGCCTGGATGAGGTTCTCGGTCTCGTCCTCCTCGATGACCATGTCCTCGTTCCGGGTGAGCCGGAACGCGTGGTGGTCGAGGATCTCCATGCCGGGGAACAGATCGGCGAGGTTGTTGGCGATGAGGTCCTCGAGCGCGATGTAGCGCACGTGCTCGCCGGTGCGTGACACCTCGACGAAGCGGGGGAGCATCGGCGGGACCTTGAGTCGCGCGAACTCCTGCCGTCCTGTCTTCGCGTTGCGCACGCGGATCGCCAGGTTCAGCGACAGCCCCGAGATGTACGGGAAGGGATGGGCGGGGTCGACGGCGAGCGGCATGAGGACCGGGAACACCTGCGCCTGGAAGTACTCGTACAGCCGCTCGCGATCCTCCTCGGCGACCTCGTTCCAGCTGAGCACCTCGATGCCCGCCTCGGCCAGGGCCGGCTTGACCCGCTCCTGCCATGCCTCCGCGTGGCGCAGCTGCAACGCGTGCGCGGCCTGCGAGATGTCGCCCAGGACGTCGGCGGGCGAACGGCCGATGTTGGTGGGAACGGCCAGGCCCGTGATGATGCGGCGCTTGAGGCCGGCCACGCGCACCATGAAGAACTCGTCGAGGTTGCTGCCGAAGATCGCGAGGAAGTTGGTCCGCTCGAGCACGGGGAGGTTGGGGTCCTCCGCCAGCTCCAGCACGCGCTGGTTGAACGCGAGCCAGCTCAGCTCCCGGTCGAGGTAGCGCCCTTCGGGGAGCTCTGCGTCCTCGGCCTCGCTGATCTCGTCGAAGTCGTCGTCGTCCGCGTCGCCGAGGCCGGCATCCAGCACGTCCTGTTCCATCACCACCTCATCATTGCAGTCGAGGGTGACCGGCGTGTGAACGGATGTCCGCGGCCTCAGGCCCCGGAACGCTCCTTGGGCACGGGCACCTGGTCCTCTTCGTACACGTTGAAGCGGTAGCCGACGTTGCGGACCGTGCCGATGAGCTGCTCCAGGTCGCCGAGCTTGGCCCGCAGTCGCCGCACGTGCACATCGACCGTGCGCGTGCCGCCGAAGTAGTCGTAGCCCCAGACCTCGCTCAGCAGCTGCTCCCGGGTGAACACACGAGACGGGTGCGTGGCGAAGAAGTGCAGGAGCTGGAACTCCTTGTAGGTGAGGTCCAGCGGGCGGCCGTGCACCTTGGCGGAGTAGGACGACTCGTCGATCGAGATGCCGGAGGTCTGGATGCGGGTCGAGACCTGTTCCGCGCTGCGGCGGCCGAGCACGAGCCGGATCCGGGCGTCGACCTCGGCGGGGCCGGCGCCCACGAGGATCACGTCGTCGACGCCCCAGTCCGTCGACACGGCCGTCAGGCCGCCCTCCGTGACGATCAGCACGAGCGGAGCGTCCAGGCCCGTCGTGTTGAGGATCTTGCAGAGCGACTTGGCGCCGACGAGATCGAGACGGGCGTCGACGAAGACGACGTCGGCACTCGGTGCGTTCACCAGCTGAGCGGGCTCAGCCGGGATCTGACGCACACGGTGCGAAAGCAACTCGAGCGAGGGCAGCACCGGTGTTCCGGTCTGCGCAGAGCTCAGGACGAGTAGCTGTGCCAATGGAGTCCTCCCGGCGGTCTTCAGCCGCATCGACCCTCATCTTAGGCGCTGCGCGACCCTCGGCTCGTGGTCTGCGCGTGCGAATGCCTCGCGGGTACGCGAGAATGGCGGAATGACCGCGCCAGAACTCGTCCCTCCCAGGCCCACCGGCGGGATCGTCGGGGTCTGGATCGCGACGGCGCTCGCCGGTGTCGGCATCGTGCTCTTCGTGCCGCTGCACTGGCAGTCCTCGTGGATCACCCTCACGCTGGGGATCGCGCTGATCGCCGCGTTCATCGTCCAGCTCGCCTACGGTCGGGCGCAGCGGTTCATCCGGCGCACGGCGATCACGGTGCTCGGGTCGCTGCTCATCCTCGGTGTCATCTCGGCCGTCGCCGCACTCGTGGTCCTGCTGCGCGGACTGTGATCCCTGCGCGGTAGGATGAGTGCATGGACCTCGTCGCGCTCGAACTCTTCTTCGTGGGGCTGCTCTCGCTCGCCTCGCTCGCGATCGTCTTCGTCTCGGCCGTCGTCGTCAAGAATCTGTACCGCGGCCAGCGCTGACGGAGCGGGCGATGATCGAGATTCCGACCGATCTGCCCGCAGACCTCGCCCCTCTCGCCTGGCTCGTGGGCGTCTGGGAGGGGACGGGCGTCATCGACTACGAGGCGTCCGGACACCGCTTCACCGGTGAGTTCTCGCATCGACTGGCTTTCACCGACGACGGTGCCGGTGCGCTCGGCTACCGCGCGACGGCGCGCATGATCGACACCGACGCGGCGATCCCCCTCGTCTCGGAGACGGGGTACTGGCGGCTCGCGCGCCCGCAGACCCCGGCCGATGCCGGTCCCGGGCTGCTGCCGCCGCGTGCGAGCGGCAGCGTCCGCACGGCCGACGACGTCGAGGTCCTGCGCACGCCGGAGGGCGGCTTCGAGATCCAGGCCAGCATCGTGCACGCCGACGGTCTGAGCGAGCTGTACCTCGGACAGATCCGAGGTCCGCGCATCGACATCGCCACGGACGCCGTGGTGCCCCCGCCCGGGGGCGCAGAGTACGGTGCCGCGACCCGCATGTACGGGCTCGTCGACGGGCATCTGCTGTGGGCATGGGACATCGCGGCGCTCGGCGGAGAGCTCGCCTCGCACGCCTCCGCCCGGCTGGCGAAGGTCGAGCGATGACGGGCGTGTTCGCGGGAGTGCCCGGGGTCGTCGTCGACGACGACCGGGTGCAGCACTTCGGCAATCCCTTCGCCGAGCAGCGCGCGCTCGTCGGGGGCAGGGCCGTCGCCGTCCTGGAGGATCGTGCGGCGCTCGCCGTCACGGGCGAGGATCGGCTCTCCTGGCTCGACTCGATCAGCTCGCAGGCGCTCACCGGTCTCGCTCCCGGCGTCTCGACCGAGTTGCTCGTGCTCGACCCGCAGGGGCGGGTGGAGCACGCCGCGGCCGTGATCGACGACGGCGTGACGACCTGGCTCATCGTCGACCGCGGGGATGCCGCACCTCTCCTGGAGTGGCTCCGGCGCATGCGATTCCGGCTTCGGGTCGACCCGCAGGAGGCATCGGGGCTGATCGTGCTCGGCGCGACGGACGCGGGCGTCCACCTGCTGCCGGCCGCAGCGCCCGCCCACGTGCCGCTCGTGTGGCGCGACCCGTGGCCGCAGGTCGCGCCCGGCGGTGTCGGGTACGCCGACGCCGCCGACCATCCGGGCGCCGAACGCTCCTGGAACGAGGTGCTCGTGACGACCGCGGATGCCGAGGCGCTCGCCGCCGCGGCGATCGCGGGGGAGATCGCGCTTGCGGGCGCGGTCGCGGCCGACGCGCTGCGCGTGGCCGCGTGGCGGCCGCGCTGGGCCGCCGAGAACGACGAGCGGCTCATCCCGCACGAGGTCGACTGGCTGCGCACCGCCGTCCACCTCGACAAGGGCTGCTATCGGGGGCAGGAGACCGTGGCCAAGGTGCACAATCTCGGCCATCCGCCCCGCCGCCTCGTCGCGCTGCACCTCGATGGCAGCGACGACGTCCTGCCGGCGCCCGGCGACCCGGTCGAGATCGACGGCGCTGTCGTCGGCGCGATCACCTCCGTCGCGCGGCACCACGAGGACGGCCCCATCGCCTTGGCGCTGGTCAAGCGCTCCGCGGGCGTCGAGGTCGACGCCGTCGTCCGCACCGCCGGCGGCGAGGTGGCGGCGAGCGTGCGCACGGTCGTCCCCGCCGACGCCGGGGCTGCGGCATCCGTTCCCCGCCTGCCGCGGCTGTCGCGACGCCGCTGACGATGAGCGCGGGCCCCGTCACGCAGCCCGTGCCGGTGCGCTGGCACGACCGCCTCGACCCGCGCCCGGCGTTCGCCCGTGCCGGTCAGTCGCTCCCGGCGATCGTGCAGATCGTGATCGCGGCGACCGCGGCGTTCGCCTTCGCGCACTTCGTCCTCGGCCACGAGACGCCCGTGCTGGCCGGAACGATCGCAGTGTCGAGCCTCGGGCTCGTCCGTGACGCGCGTCCGCGTCGCGTGGTCGAGACCGTGGTCGGGATGATGCTCGGCGTGCTCGTCTCCGAGGCGCTCCTGCGCATCGTCGGCACCGGTTGGTGGCAGCTGCCCATCGTCCTGGCCGCGGTGCTCCTGGTCGCCCGGCTGTTCTCGCCGCAGCCGGGGTTCGCGATCGCGGCCGCCATCCAGGGGCTCATCGTCCTGCTGTTCCCCGGCGCCGACACCGAGGCGGTCATGGCCAGGCCGCTCGACGGCGCGGTGGGAGGGGCCGCGGCGATCCTCCTCACCGTCGTGGTGCCGCGGAGCTTCCGTCGAGAGCTGCGCCACGACGCCCGCGCACTGTTCGCCGCCGCCGATGCGGCCGTGGCGGCGATCGTGCAGGGCCTCGAGAGCGGACAGAGCCGCCGCGCCGACCGCGGGCTCGAGAAGGCACGGGGACTGGATCCGCTCGTCCGGGCGTGGCGCGAGTCCCTCGACTCGGCCACGGCGATCGCTCGCATCTCGCCGTTCCTGCGGCGTCGCCGTGGCGAGCTCGAGCGTCAGCGGCGCATCCTTCTCGCGATGGATCTCTCGGTGCGCAACCTGCGCGTCGTCGGCCGGAGGGCGGCCTACGTGCTGGACGACGGCGTGCCGCGTCCGGTGGCCGCCGACGTGCTCGACCAGCTCGCACGCGGCATGGCCCTGGTCGGGGAGTGCCTGGAGGACATCGCACTCGAGCCCGCCGCTCGGGAGGCGTTGCGCGCGACCGCGGCCCACCTGCATCCCGCGGAGCTGCTCCCGGACGCCTCGCTGGGCGATCACAGTCTGCTCACGGCCATGCGGCCGCTCGCGGTCGATCTGCTCACCGCGGCCGGGGCGCCGCCCGACGACGCGCGGGCGGCGATCCCTCGTATCTGACCCTGCGCCGCTGACTCCACGCCGCCGGATCAGGTCCTCTCGCCGGGTCAGGAGGTTCTCTGCCCTGACTCGCCTGTCTCGGCCGGATGGCCTGACGCTGGCGTGGGCGCCACCGCCGCCCACGCCAGCGTCAGCTCGCCCAGCC
It includes:
- a CDS encoding chemotaxis protein CheY, with protein sequence MARALIAWRQVPEGVDRREVSRALVRELAGAPLELVQRCARCGAEDHGPLRVVGRGPQVSVAYATSRTGAPTLAVAAVGAGPGAIGVDAEYTVDAVRERAGVGPVLGRAGADIRDWVRVEAALKADGRGLLVDVGSVRVSGFGRRWRARVPGRAAPVVGRDIAVAVGVLISLARTTP
- a CDS encoding FABP family protein — encoded protein: MIEIPTDLPADLAPLAWLVGVWEGTGVIDYEASGHRFTGEFSHRLAFTDDGAGALGYRATARMIDTDAAIPLVSETGYWRLARPQTPADAGPGLLPPRASGSVRTADDVEVLRTPEGGFEIQASIVHADGLSELYLGQIRGPRIDIATDAVVPPPGGAEYGAATRMYGLVDGHLLWAWDIAALGGELASHASARLAKVER
- a CDS encoding winged helix-turn-helix domain-containing protein, with the translated sequence MAQLLVLSSAQTGTPVLPSLELLSHRVRQIPAEPAQLVNAPSADVVFVDARLDLVGAKSLCKILNTTGLDAPLVLIVTEGGLTAVSTDWGVDDVILVGAGPAEVDARIRLVLGRRSAEQVSTRIQTSGISIDESSYSAKVHGRPLDLTYKEFQLLHFFATHPSRVFTREQLLSEVWGYDYFGGTRTVDVHVRRLRAKLGDLEQLIGTVRNVGYRFNVYEEDQVPVPKERSGA
- a CDS encoding NUDIX hydrolase, whose product is MTDTAVYAAGGVVWRLVEGRLRILLIHRTQYRDVTLPKGKVDPGETLVETAVREIHEETGIRVHLGLPVGVSRYIMPKGREKIVHYWAAEATEDAIRASDFVPNKEIAALEWVTPKRALGYLSYPVDVEIVEAFLTFADDGVLETFPVIALRHAKALARSEWGGSDATRPLTDRGRRQAKAIVGPLRAYGVRRILSSDATRCIETVDPLARALKRPIRLVPEISQDAWEDGASDARTVVGKRVRARKPAVLCSHGPVLPDILNELALATGTLRGSYLGSASSLEVGGFSVAHLSRTNPGSGIAAIETVLPQV
- a CDS encoding M1 family metallopeptidase, producing MTGTGDGYAPQSGDRAYRVESYDLEIDYRVRTNRLEGRAIINAVALIATRSFALDLVGLRATKVRVDGDRRSAFTQGPRVLRVTAPAVVEPGERFSIEVAYAGSPAPRRSRWGAIGWEELTDGALVAGQPTGAPTWFPCNDRPDDRARFRIAVTTDAEYTAVATGRPLGTTRSGGRRTAVFESDVPTATYLAAVHIGAYREEELELPAGIPGILATPPALAADARRAFADVPRMLELFAEAFGPYPQVSCTLVVTADDLEIPLEAQGLAVFGANHLHPSEQRLIAHELSHQWFGNSVGIARWRDIWLNEGFACYAEWLWAEAAGGPTAEESARHHHARLREEAQDLLLADPGPDLMFDDRVYKRGALTLHALRRRLGDAAFFALLREWCAEHRHGLVTTEDFRALLALRAPDEAVETLHVWLDDLPLPALP
- a CDS encoding RNA degradosome polyphosphate kinase produces the protein MEQDVLDAGLGDADDDDFDEISEAEDAELPEGRYLDRELSWLAFNQRVLELAEDPNLPVLERTNFLAIFGSNLDEFFMVRVAGLKRRIITGLAVPTNIGRSPADVLGDISQAAHALQLRHAEAWQERVKPALAEAGIEVLSWNEVAEEDRERLYEYFQAQVFPVLMPLAVDPAHPFPYISGLSLNLAIRVRNAKTGRQEFARLKVPPMLPRFVEVSRTGEHVRYIALEDLIANNLADLFPGMEILDHHAFRLTRNEDMVIEEDETENLIQALEAELLRRRFGPPIRLEITDDMDELTLDLLLKELDITEQEVYRLPGPLDLRGLFDLGRIDRPELHYPPHVPTTAVAFQPGDNNERPDIFAAIRKGDVLVHHPYESFATSVQAFLEQAAKDPHVLAIKQTLYRTSGDSPIVQALIDAAEAGKQVLALVEVKARFDEANNIVWARKLEKAGVHVVYGLVGLKTHCKLALVIREEKGSLRSYCHVGTGNYNPKTSRVYEDFGLFTVDPEVGRDLTRLFNELSGYAIEKKFKRLLVAPLHLRKGLLRQIDRERRHALAGKPAGIRIKVNSMVDEQIIDALYRASQAGVPVEVWVRGICSLMPGVPGMSENITVRSILGRYLEHSRIFAFENDGDPAAFIGSADMMHRNLDRRVEALVRLVAPEQITELNDLFTLAMSEQIGSWWLGPDGVWTRHHLDAEGRPLADLQDVTMANVLRRRRPRTVR
- a CDS encoding aromatic acid exporter family protein — encoded protein: MSAGPVTQPVPVRWHDRLDPRPAFARAGQSLPAIVQIVIAATAAFAFAHFVLGHETPVLAGTIAVSSLGLVRDARPRRVVETVVGMMLGVLVSEALLRIVGTGWWQLPIVLAAVLLVARLFSPQPGFAIAAAIQGLIVLLFPGADTEAVMARPLDGAVGGAAAILLTVVVPRSFRRELRHDARALFAAADAAVAAIVQGLESGQSRRADRGLEKARGLDPLVRAWRESLDSATAIARISPFLRRRRGELERQRRILLAMDLSVRNLRVVGRRAAYVLDDGVPRPVAADVLDQLARGMALVGECLEDIALEPAAREALRATAAHLHPAELLPDASLGDHSLLTAMRPLAVDLLTAAGAPPDDARAAIPRI
- a CDS encoding folate-binding protein YgfZ, with the translated sequence MTGVFAGVPGVVVDDDRVQHFGNPFAEQRALVGGRAVAVLEDRAALAVTGEDRLSWLDSISSQALTGLAPGVSTELLVLDPQGRVEHAAAVIDDGVTTWLIVDRGDAAPLLEWLRRMRFRLRVDPQEASGLIVLGATDAGVHLLPAAAPAHVPLVWRDPWPQVAPGGVGYADAADHPGAERSWNEVLVTTADAEALAAAAIAGEIALAGAVAADALRVAAWRPRWAAENDERLIPHEVDWLRTAVHLDKGCYRGQETVAKVHNLGHPPRRLVALHLDGSDDVLPAPGDPVEIDGAVVGAITSVARHHEDGPIALALVKRSAGVEVDAVVRTAGGEVAASVRTVVPADAGAAASVPRLPRLSRRR